CGGCGGTCTCGGCGCGATCGCGTTCGCGCACGGCATCACGCTCGCCCTGGCCGTATCCGCGTTCGGCGCGATCTCGGGCGGGCACTTCAATCCCGCGGTGACGTTCGCCCTCGCGATCGCGGGCCGGCACCCATGGTCACGCGTGCCCACCTATTGGATCGCGCAGCTCGCTGGAGGCCTGCTTGCGGGCTTCGCGCTCCGCAGCGTTTTCGACTTCGCCCTCGCGGCGATCGACAAGACGCACCTCGGGACGCCGGCGCTCGCGAACGGCGTGAGCGTCCCGGTCGGCATCGGCGTCGAAGCGCTGCTCACCATCTTCCTGGTATGGGCTGTCTACGGCACCGCGGTCTCCCCGTTCGCGCCGCGCATCGCGGGCTTCGGGATCGGGCTCACCGTGGCGACCGACATCCTGATGGGCGGACCGCTCACCGGCGCGGCGATGAATCCCGCGCGCCATGTCGCGACCGCGATCCCCGCCGCGTTCTTCGACAACTGGTACGTCTACTGGATCGGTCCGCTGCTTGGCGCCGCGATCGGCGGCCTATCGATCCGCTACCTCTTCGCGCCCGCGAGCCCGCCTAAGCCCTAGCTTCGTTCGCGACCAGCGCGAATTCCATGCGCGACTCGACTAGCTACAGGCACCGTCACAGACACGCACGACCCCCGTCATCTGCGGATGGACGCCGCAGTGATATGC
This window of the Candidatus Limnocylindria bacterium genome carries:
- a CDS encoding aquaporin; protein product: MSEHNRALLAEAAGSFWFFFIGAGAIIADANGSGGGLGAIAFAHGITLALAVSAFGAISGGHFNPAVTFALAIAGRHPWSRVPTYWIAQLAGGLLAGFALRSVFDFALAAIDKTHLGTPALANGVSVPVGIGVEALLTIFLVWAVYGTAVSPFAPRIAGFGIGLTVATDILMGGPLTGAAMNPARHVATAIPAAFFDNWYVYWIGPLLGAAIGGLSIRYLFAPASPPKP